GCGGGCACTCTGTGCCTGCTGGGCCGCTTCATCCAGCGCCTGCAGGCGCGTGGTCAGCGGCGCCAGCGCGGCATCACCGGCGAGGAAGTCGCCCGTGGCTGCGCCGACATGGTCCTGCGCCTCCACCAGCTCGGCTGTCATCGCCTCGATGCGCGGGGTGTCGATGTAGCGCAGCTCGCGGATGGTCAGCAGCCGTCCACGCAATGCAGTGATCGCATTGAGCGCCTCGACGAAGGCCTGCACCTCGTTCCAGTTCTGCGGCTGCAACCGGCCCAGCAGCGCCTTGTGCGCGGCCTCTGCCTCGACCATCGCCTGCGCCGACTGCTGGCGGATCGACTGCACCTTCTCGTACTCGTCCAGCACCGATTCGCCGGTGGCGCTGATCTGCCGCAGCAGCGCCTCGGCGCCGTCGCAGGCCGCGTCGCCCAGCCAGTGGTGGGCATCGAACAGGCGCCGGGTGTCGGCCACCAGGCGCTGGTAGCGCTGCACCGACACGTCCTGGCCATCGATCTCGCGCGCCAGGTTGAACAGGTTGGAAATGCCGCGCACCAGTTCGGCGTTGCCGATGCGGCCCATGAAGGTGTTGCCGGGCGGTCGGCTGGCGGCAAACTCGTCACTGCTGAACGGGGTCTGCCAGACCTGCATCGGATGGATGCGGGTCGGTTCGCTGCCTTCGGCATGGAACAGCACCATGCGCCCGTCCTGCATCAAGGCGTAGCCATGGCCGAACACCGGGTTCTGCAGCACGCGCTGGATGGTGTTGTAGACGAACAGCGCCGAGCGTCCGCCTTCGCGCTCGTAGAAGAAGTACAGCACATCCTCGCCATTCGGCGAACGGATGCTGCGCTTGAACTGCATGCCGGCCATCGAGGCGTCGAATGCCTTGTGCTCGCCGCCCTGCAGGTAATACCCACCCGGGAAGATCACGCCGTGGTCTTCGGGCAGCTGCACGCAGGCCTGCACGATCGCATCGTTGCGCACGATGCCACCGGTCAGCGTGTTGTAGATCAGGCCACGCCACTCCGTCTCGCGGTACGGCAGCACCTTCAGCAGCACCAGCGAGCCGACCCGGGCGAATTCGAACTGGGCGTCGTCCAGCGACTGCGTGCTGTCCTCCACCGGTTCGCTGTAGATGCCCTGCCCGGTCTCGGTGTTGTTCTCGACCTTGATGGTGAGGTCGCCGCCGGTGGTCTCCACGAACAGGGTGTCGAGGATGTTCAGGTGCGAATGGCGGCCATTGACCGCCAGGTCGCGAGTGGCCCTGGTCCACTCGAAATCGAACGGCGGCGGCAGTGCGATATCGCGCTCGCCGCGCGCATCCAGATAGGTCAGTTCGCCATCGCGCGCCAGCGCCCAGCGGAACACGCGCACATCGCTGCTGCGCTCGCCGATCTGGAACGAGGCCAGCAGCTTGTCGCCCACCACGATCAGCTGCAGCAGGCGTGCGTGCTTGTAGTACGCGTACAGCTCGTTGAAGTCGTGCACGAAGCCGGGCTGGTCGAGGAAGCTGCCCTTCAGTTCCAGCGCGGCTACGTCGTAGCCGTCGCTGCCCTGCACCAGCCGGTACAGGCCGAACACATCCTCGATACGGGTCTGGGTCTTCAGCCCGATGAACACGTTGTAGCCGAACAGCAGGCGGTCCGGCCCGACCTGCACGATGTCACGGCCGACGCAATTGTTTTCGCTGCGGATGCGGAAGCGCCCGACCACCTCCAGGCGGCTGTCGCCGAACTCGGCCAGGCGCTGGCGGTTGAGCGTTTCGGCCAGGCCCTGCAGGCGCTGGCCCTGCTCGGCCAGGCGGCGGCGCAGGACTTCGTAGGCGCCGCCCTGGGCAACGGCCTGGTCGACGGTATTGCCGCCGGCCTCCGGTGCAGTGGATTCGGCGGACGGATGGGTATCAGACATCAGCAGGCTTCCGGCTCACGGGCAGACGGCCGCGGTTGCGGCCGGCGCGGGCGGGCGATGGCCGCAGCAGCCATCGCCCGATGCATCAACGGGCGCTGTCGACCACGGTGGCCGACACGGTCGGCACCGCTTCGGCATCCTCGGCGATCTGGCGTGGTGCCGGTTCGGCCACGGCCACGCCCAGGTAGCGCTGCATCAGCTCCTGCACGATCGGGCTCTTGCCGGCAAAGCCTTCAATCGACTTGCCCAGCGACACCGCCTTGACCAGGTTCTCGAACATGCCGCCGTCGCCACCGACCAGGTCGATGTCGGCGTTGCGCAGCGCGCTGGCGATGACGTTGGCGTTCTCGCGCGAGACTTCCTTGCCGGCTTCGATCGAGGCCAGCGCCTGCTTCAGGCTGTTGTCCAGCATCATGCGGAACTCTTCGTGGCCACGCGCCTGGTCGCTCAGCGAGGCGATGGCTTCGAACTTGCGCACCAGGCCTTCGGCCTCGGCCAGCAGCTTCTTCTGCACCACGCCGGCTTCGGCGTTGCCCAGCGATTCGGTGGCGGTGGCACGGGCCAGGCCCATCTTCTCCTCACCCTGCGCCTGTGCCTGCAGCGTCTGCGCCAGCACCTGGGCTTCGTTGCTGCCCTGCTTCAGGCTGGCTTCGGCCTTGGCTTCGATCACGCGGGCCTCGGCAATGCCGACCTTCTCGATGGCCAGTGCCGAAGCTTCACGCACCTGCGCTTCGGCCAGGCCCGGCGCCGCCTGCTCGGCGCGCAGCGCGTCGGCCAGCAGGCGCTTGGCTTCGGCCTGCTTGCCGGCTGCTTCGTGTTCGGCCTGGGCCAGTGTGGTCAGTTCAACCGCGCGGTGCTTGGAGGCGGTTTCGCGCGCCTGCGCTTCCTTCACCTCGCGCACCAGCGATTCCTGCGCCTTGGCTTCGGCTTCCAGGATCAGCACCTGCTTCTGGCGGTCGGCCTCGGAGACCTCGCGCACTTCCTTGATGCGCTCTTCTTCCTGCGCCACGGTCTTGTCGATGGAGATGCGTTCGCGGGTGATGTTGGCCACGTCCATCTTGCCCTGCTCGACCACCTTGTCACGCTCCACGCCCTGCAGCTGCACTTCGCGGTCGGTGGTGACCTGCTCCAGCTGGCGTGCGCGCTCCACGCGCTCGGCCTCGATGGCCACGGCACGCTGGCGGTTCTGCTCGGCCACTTCCACTTCGCGCAGGCGGTTCTGGTCGCGGATCTCGATCAGCTGCTGTGCTTCGATGCGGGCATTCTCGGACAGCTGGCGCTGCTCTTCCTGCACCTTGGCAGTCTCGGCCTCCTCGCGCGCGCGGATGGTCTCGATCTCGCGCTTCTGGCGTGCTTCGGCTTCGGCCTGCTGGCGTTCCAGCGCCAGCAGCGCCTCACGCGCTTCCACGTTCTTCTTGGTGATGGCGAGCTTCTCGTTCTGCTCCAGCTCGTTGGTCACCACGTTCTGCGCGGCGGTCAGCTCGGTGATCTTGCGGATGCCCTGCGCGTCGAGGATGTTGAACTGGTCCAGCAGCGACTTCGGAGTCTGCTCCAGGTAGTCGATCGCCACGTCTTCCAGCACATAGCCGTTGAGGTCGTTGCCGATCACCGCGATGATCTCGTCGCGGAACTCCTGGCGCTTCTCGAACAGTTCGGTGAAGTCGAATTTCTTGCCGACCGTCTTCAGCGCTTCGGAGAACTTGGCGTTGAACAGCTCGTCGACGGCATGCTTGTCCGATGCACGGTCGGCACCGATGGCCTTGGCCACGCGCAGCACGTCGGCCTGGGTCTCGTTCACCCGCAGGTAGAAGGCCACGGCGATGTCGGCCCGCATGTTGTCGCGGCAGATCAGGCCTTCCTTGCCGCGGCGGTCGATCTGCAGGGTGATCAGGCTGATCCGCATCAGCTCGGCGCGGTACAGCACCGGGATGATCAGCGCACCGGTGAAGTGCACCTTGGGCGTGGAGCTCATGTCGTTGACGATCAGGGCCACGCCCTGGTCGACCTTGCGATAGAAGGCCTTGAACAGCCCGGCCACGCCCAGCAGCAGGACGAGCAGGCCGCCGGCGACGGCCAGGATCGGTAAGAGGGATGCCAACGTCATTGATGATTCTCCTTGTTGCCCGGAAGCAGGTTGTCCTGGAAATCGAGGGCGATCGCATCGGCGCGGACCACCCGGTAATAGTGTTGCTCGGCCATGTGCTCGACCAGCACAATGCGCTCGCCACGCTGCAGTTCGATGTCGCTGCGGATCTGCAGCACCAGCCCGGCGCCGCCATCATCGACAGTGGCATGACCGCTGCGTGCGTCCACCTTCGGCGATGCGACCACGCCGATCCGGCCCAGCAGCGATGCCTGCGGTACCGGCCGCAGGCGCAGCAGGAAGCGACGGACCGGGCGCAGGATCAGCGCGGTGATGGGTACCGCAGGCAGCGGTGCCAGTACCGCCACGAGCGTACCCAGGCCCCAGCGCAGCAGGTCCGGCAGCGGCAGCAGTACGAACAGATGGATGAAATAGGTGATGAGCCAGCCGAACAGGCCCAGCAGGGTGACCACCACCATGATCGGGACACCGCCCAGGCCCCAACGTGCCAGCACGGCCGACAGGCCACTGAGGTCGGTCCCCGCCTCGAGCGCGCCATCGGCGCCAAGATCGCCGAAACCGTCATCGACCAGGCCGAACGCCGCAACCGCCCAATACATCACCGACACCAACAGCAGAATGCTGTACGGCAGCGTCGGGTAACCGAGTACGACGGTGAGAAACTCCTGCATCGCTTGCCTTCCTGGGCTATGGGCGGCGGCCGCCCGTTCGGGGCGCGCCGAGCGCGTCCCGTCGATCCCCGCGCCGGCCCTCATGGCAGGCGCGCTTGGGACCATCCTATGTGAAGAATGCGTGCAGGCTCAAATCCGAGTGCTGATCAGGGTAAATAGTGACGCCAATCACTCGAGAACCGTGCAATCGGCGCGGCGCACTTCCTCGACGAAGGTGCGCATCTTGTAGCCGTCCTTGATGCCCGGTTCCAGTTCGATGCCGCTGGAGACATCCACGCCCCACGGCAGGGTGGCCAGCACCGCGTCGTAGACGTTTTCCGGGTTCAGGCCACCGGCAAGCAGGAACGGGCGATGCAGGCCGGTCGGGATCCGGCCCCAGTCGAAGGCCACGCCGGTGCCGCCACCGCCACCCGGCGCATGGCTGTCGAACAGGAAGCCAGCGGCGCTGGGATAGCGCAGTTGCAGGGTGCGGGCGTTGATCTCTTCACGCCCGCCCATGGCGATCGCCTTCAGGTACGGCATGTTGAAGCTGCGGCAGAAACTCTCGTCTTCCTCGCCGTGGAACTGCAGCAGGGTCGGTCGTACCGTGCGCAGCACCTCGCGCACCTCTTCCTTGCTGTTGTTGCGGAACAGCGCCACCACGTCGACCATCGGCGCGATCGCCTGGCGCATCGCACGTGCCTCGGCCGGGGCGACCCGTCGGCTGCTTTCACGGGCAAAGATGAAACCCACCGCGTCCACACCCAGCTCACCGGCCAGGCGGACGTCGCCGGCCCGGGTCATGCCACAGAACTTGATGCGTGTGCGGTAGTAGGAGCGGCTCATAGCGTGACCTCGGCGGGCAGATGCCAGTTGTCGGGGTACAGGGGCCCAAGGAACACCAGGCCCTGCGGCGGTGCGGTGGGACCGGCTACGGTGCGATCGCGCCCGGCCAGCAGTTCGGCGATCCATTCCACCGGCTTCTCGCCACTGCCCACCAGGATCAGCGATCCGACGATATTGCGGACCATGTGATGAAGGAATGCATTGCCCTGCACGGCGACCTCGATCACCTCGCCCTGGCGGCTGACCTGCAGTGACTGCAGTTCACGCCGTGCATGCAGCGCCTGGCATTGCACCGAGCGGAACGCGCTGAAGTCGTTCTCGCCAAGCAGGGCCTGGCCAGCAGCATGCATCAGGCCCGCGTCCAGCGCACGGCGCTCCCAGCTGAGGGTCTGCCGCTGCAGCGCCGGCCGCACTTCGCGGTTGAGCAGGCGGTAGCGGTAGCGGCGCGCACGCGCCGAGAAACGGGCATGGAAATCATCGGCCACCGGCACGCACCAGCGCACCGCGATCGAGCGCGGCAGGCGGGTGGTGGTGCCCAGCATCCAGGCGCGCGGATCGCGCACCACGTCGGTATCGAAATGGACGACCTGGCATTGGCCGTGCACGCCGGCATCGGTGCGGCCGGCACAGACCACCTGCAGCGGCGCATCGGCCACCGATGACAGGGCCTGCTCAAGGCTGGCCTGCACGCTGGGGCCGCCCTCGCCCAGGTTCTGCCAGCCCCTGAAATCGCTGCCGTCGTATTCGACGCCAAGCGCGTAACGCATGTGCTACCTCGATGTTGCGGATGGGGAGGCGCTCAGGCCGGATCGCGTTCGGACCAGACCGCCAGTTCGTTGCCACCAGGCTCGACGAACTGGAAGCGGCTGCCGCCGGGGAAAGAGAACACCGTCCGCACGACCTCACCGCCAGCGTTGCGCACCGCCGCTTCGATCGGCGCCAGCTGGTCGGCATACAGCACCAGCAGCGGCGCACCGCTGTCACTGGCCCGTTGCGGCTGGCCGCGGAAGAAGCCGCCCTGCAGGCGGCCATCGTCGAATGCGGTGTAGTCGCTGCCGTAGTCGACGAACGACCAGCCGAACACCTTTTCGAAGAAGGCGCGGCTGGCGGCCGGGTCACTGGAGGCGAATTCAACGTAGTCGATACGGCACTCGCGGCTCATGGCACGGTCCTTGTCGGCGGGTTCGGTCACGGCAGGCGGGCCAGCAGTTCGCGGGCCTGGGCCTGGCAGTGCAGGTCGCCGCCATCGACCACTTCCTGCAGCAAGGTACGGGCGGTCTGGGCATCGCCCAGATCGAGGTAGGCGATGGCCAGCTCCAGGCGCTCCTGCCCGGCACGCGGTGCCCAGCCGGCATCGCTGGCCGGTGCCGCGGCGTGTTCTTCGTGCGCGGCCGTGGCCAGCGCGTCGTGTGGCGCGCCGCTGGAATCGCCGTTGTCATGGTGCTCGGCCGGCAGGTCGAACACGCCGCGGAACTGCGGTTGCTGTTCGGCGTGCAGCGCGTAGTCCGGCACTGCGATCTCGTCAGGGACCGCCTGTGCGACCGGCTCATCCTGCACAGCTTCCGGCACAGGGGTGTCCTGCGTGGCCACCGGCTCGTCCCAGCGCGGCAGGTCGGTCACGGCCTCGGGCAGCTCCACCACGTCGTCATCGCGCAGCGTCTGCGCCTGCCAGTCAGCCTGGGCGGCGACGTCGGTGACCGGTTCGGCAGGCACCTCATCCTGCACCTCGGTTTCGCTCGCCCAGGCCGGCATCGCCGGTTCCTGGCGGCCACTGTCGGACACCGCCGTCGACCACGAAGACTGCTCGGCCAGCGTATCCAGCGCCGCGCCTGCCGGTACCGC
This portion of the Stenotrophomonas sp. WZN-1 genome encodes:
- a CDS encoding DUF1449 family protein, whose translation is MQEFLTVVLGYPTLPYSILLLVSVMYWAVAAFGLVDDGFGDLGADGALEAGTDLSGLSAVLARWGLGGVPIMVVVTLLGLFGWLITYFIHLFVLLPLPDLLRWGLGTLVAVLAPLPAVPITALILRPVRRFLLRLRPVPQASLLGRIGVVASPKVDARSGHATVDDGGAGLVLQIRSDIELQRGERIVLVEHMAEQHYYRVVRADAIALDFQDNLLPGNKENHQ
- a CDS encoding phosphoribosylanthranilate isomerase gives rise to the protein MSRSYYRTRIKFCGMTRAGDVRLAGELGVDAVGFIFARESSRRVAPAEARAMRQAIAPMVDVVALFRNNSKEEVREVLRTVRPTLLQFHGEEDESFCRSFNMPYLKAIAMGGREEINARTLQLRYPSAAGFLFDSHAPGGGGGTGVAFDWGRIPTGLHRPFLLAGGLNPENVYDAVLATLPWGVDVSSGIELEPGIKDGYKMRTFVEEVRRADCTVLE
- the truA gene encoding tRNA pseudouridine(38-40) synthase TruA, which translates into the protein MRYALGVEYDGSDFRGWQNLGEGGPSVQASLEQALSSVADAPLQVVCAGRTDAGVHGQCQVVHFDTDVVRDPRAWMLGTTTRLPRSIAVRWCVPVADDFHARFSARARRYRYRLLNREVRPALQRQTLSWERRALDAGLMHAAGQALLGENDFSAFRSVQCQALHARRELQSLQVSRQGEVIEVAVQGNAFLHHMVRNIVGSLILVGSGEKPVEWIAELLAGRDRTVAGPTAPPQGLVFLGPLYPDNWHLPAEVTL
- a CDS encoding VOC family protein — its product is MSRECRIDYVEFASSDPAASRAFFEKVFGWSFVDYGSDYTAFDDGRLQGGFFRGQPQRASDSGAPLLVLYADQLAPIEAAVRNAGGEVVRTVFSFPGGSRFQFVEPGGNELAVWSERDPA